A single genomic interval of Musa acuminata AAA Group cultivar baxijiao chromosome BXJ3-4, Cavendish_Baxijiao_AAA, whole genome shotgun sequence harbors:
- the LOC135634703 gene encoding uncharacterized protein LOC135634703 — translation MGMEAEDGRMSLSDTVFSFLEEGERGAEASYGSSCDEGTSEISAKNEAFWESQKQLLREALSRTSSTEAKLLQRTKYAVNKMLQADPVDCTCSNRMAKECRNCALACIAQQLRELGYDSALCKSKWRRSADIPSGQHSYIDVVMEARNSKKGTIRLVIEPNLRAEFEMARGSRDYNSLVSCLPKIFVGKSEKLRGVVKIMCAAAKKCMKENKMHMAPWRTHKYMQSKWFGTPERTGPGVSSPAVVSDRQPKLRASMLTFDLHCTEVEVS, via the exons ATGGGAATGGAGGCGGAGGACGGCCGGATGAGCTTGTCGGACACGGTTTTCAGCTTCTTGGAGGAAGGAGAAAGGGGAGCCGAGGCATCGTATGGGAGCAGTTGTGACGAGGGGACAAGCgaaatctccgccaagaatgaggCCTTTTGGGAGTCGCAGAAGCAGCTTCTTCGG GAAGCTTTGTCTCGCACGAGCTCAACGGAGGCGAAGCTGCTACAGCGGACAAAGTATGCAGTGAACAAGATGCTGCAGGCCGATCCCGTTGATTGCACTTGCTCGAATCGCATGGCGAAGGAATGCCGGAATTGCGCACTGGCATGCATCGCACAACAGCTTCGCGAGCTTGGATACGACAGCGCGCTTTGCAAGTCCAAGTGGAGAAGGTCGGCGGACATCCCTTCAG GGCAACACAGCTACATCGATGTGGTGATGGAAGCAAGGAACAGCAAGAAAGGCACCATTAGGTTGGTGATCGAGCCAAACCTCCGGGCGGAGTTCGAAATGGCGAGAGGCAGCCGGGACTACAACAGCCTCGTGAGCTGCCTACCGAAGATCTTCGTGGGCAAGTCGGAGAAGCTGCGTGGCGTCGTCAAGATTATGTGCGCAGCAGCCAAGAAGTGCATGAAGGAGAACAAGATGCACATGGCGCCGTGGAGGACGCACAAGTACATGCAATCCAAGTGGTTTGGCACGCCGGAGAGGACGGGGCCGGGCGTATCTTCTCCTGCCGTGGTCTCCGACAGGCAGCCCAAGCTCAGGGCTTCCATGTTGACCTTCGATTTGCACTGCACAGAGGTGGAAGTCTCGTGA
- the LOC135635492 gene encoding probable L-type lectin-domain containing receptor kinase VII.2, whose protein sequence is MNPPTLAGNKFTVTGARRSAAFCAFELVAPLSALMSKESKRAKPTPPLLHLLLLVLTFHALPSAAVHLIFNGFESSDLSLYGNATLESFPSSSPSFQETRSRHRHYLSLTDESFSLGRALLPVPIRTKSSNSTVLPFAASFLFSIAPIIETLPGHGFAFLFAPAAGTLGAAPSEHLGLFNFSANGDPASRVLAVEFDVFRNGEFHDINDNHVGVDRNSLTSVSSAAAGYWPDDDGTGAAFVGLTLNDGSNYQAWVDYDCGRLNVTMAPAALGRKPRRPLISIEMDLSDVFLDEMYVGFCAATGKLVERHHVLAWSFSNSNFSAGDDLVTSDLPNFVPLAAQSSANSRRRLIFSLSVAAMVLLMSVLAAAGVWMALIRRTRKIQGNEEEVSQQEIEEWELEYWPHRIGYQEIVGITEGFSKRNLIGRGGNGSVYKGFLGGALVAAKLFSQTNEDEAKQFVAEVCTLGRLKHRNLVSLRGWCRSRRPGGGDVMILVYDYMENGSLDQRMFGNAKPLDWKSRVRILRDVSAAVLYLHEGWGEAVVIHRDVKASNVMLDGSMTGRLGDFGLAQAHPRGRALGTTRVVGSAGYLAPEVVRTGRVTAATDVYAFGVLALEVVSGRRAAEAGRPPLVAWVRQASAAGGEEAEAVVDGKARASKGYDAREAAMVVGLGLACTREDAAGRPTMRQVARMMDAEEHKAANGRDDSTSWLLDARLQAAAGTVAGAHPQPQHHLLPSEPDPCKARQTQRGTDS, encoded by the coding sequence ATGAATCCACCAACGCTTGCTGGCAATAAGTTCACAGTTACGGGAGCGCGACGCAGTGCTGCTTTCTGTGCCTTCGAGCTCGTTGCTCCGCTCTCAGCTCTCATGTCGAAGGAGAGCAAGCGAGCCAAACCAACACCCCCGCTGCTTCACCTTCTCCTCCTCGTTCTAACCTTCCACGCTCTTCCCTCCGCCGCCGTCCACCTCATCTTCAACGGATTCGAATCCTCGGACCTCAGTCTCTACGGCAACGCCACCCTTGAGtcctttccctcctcctccccttccttcCAGGAGACGCGCAGCCGCCACCGCCATTACCTCTCCCTGACCGACGAGTCTTTCTCCCTCGGCCGAGCCCTTCTCCCCGTCCCCATCCGAACCAAGTCCTCCAACTCCACCGTGCTGCCCTTCGCCGCCTCGTTCCTTTTCTCCATCGCTCCCATTATCGAAACCCTACCTGGTCATGGCTTCGCCTTCCTCTTCGCCCCCGCCGCGGGCACCCTAGGTGCCGCCCCCTCCGAGCACCTCGGCCTCTTCAATTTCTCCGCCAACGGTGACCCCGCCTCCCGCGTCCTCGCCGTCGAGTTCGACGTCTTCCGGAACGGGGAGTTCCACGACATCAACGACAACCACGTCGGGGTCGACCGCAACTCCCTCACCTCCGTCTCGTCAGCCGCTGCCGGATACTGGCCTGATGACGATGGCACCGGCGCTGCATTCGTTGGCCTCACCCTGAATGATGGGTCCAACTACCAGGCATGGGTGGATTACGACTGCGGCCGGCTTAACGTCACCATGGCTCCAGCTGCTCTCGGCCGGAAGCCGCGCCGCCCCCTTATCTCCATCGAGATGGACCTCTCCGACGTCTTCCTTGACGAGATGTACGTCGGCTTCTGCGCCGCCACGGGAAAGCTGGTGGAGCGTCACCACGTCCTCGCCTGGAGTTTCAGCAACTCCAACTTCTCCGCCGGTGACGACCTAGTTACCTCGGACCTCCCCAATTTCGTCCCACTGGCGGCCCAATCCAGTGCCAATTCGAGAAGACGCCTAATTTTCAGCCTTTCCGTGGCAGCGATGGTGCTTCTGATGTCCGTCTTAGCAGCGGCAGGGGTATGGATGGCGTTGATTCGCAGGACGAGGAAAATACAAGGAAACGAGGAAGAGGTAAGTCAACAGGAGATCGAGGAATGGGAATTGGAGTATTGGCCGCATCGGATCGGGTATCAAGAGATCGTCGGCATCACAGAGGGTTTCTCCAAGCGTAACCTGATCGGccgcggcggcaacggcagcgtCTACAAGGGGTTTCTCGGTGGCGCCCTGGTGGCCGCGAAGCTCTTCTCTCAGACCAACGAGGACGAGGCGAAGCAATTCGTGGCGGAGGTTTGCACCCTCGGAAGGCTAAAGCATCGGAACCTGGTCAGCCTCCGCGGCTGGTGCAGATCCCGACGACCGGGAGGCGGCGACGTGATGATCCTGGTATACGACTACATGGAGAATGGGAGCCTGGACCAGCGGATGTTCGGGAACGCGAAACCGTTGGATTGGAAGTCGAGGGTGAGGATCCTCCGGGACGTGTCGGCGGCGGTGCTGTACCTGCACGAGGGGTGGGGCGAGGCTGTGGTGATCCACCGCGATGTCAAGGCGAGCAACGTGATGTTGGACGGGTCGATGACCGGGCGGCTGGGAGACTTCGGCCTGGCGCAGGCCCACCCGCGAGGGCGGGCGCTGGGGACCACGCGGGTAGTGGGGTCAGCGGGGTACCTGGCGCCGGAGGTGGTGCGCACCGGGCGGGTGACGGCGGCAACAGACGTGTACGCATTCGGGGTGTTGGCGCTGGAAGTGGTgagtgggcggcgagcggcggaggCGGGGCGCCCTCCGCTAGTGGCGTGGGTACGGCAGGCCTCGGCGGCCGGCGGAGAAGAGGCGGAGGCGGTGGTGGACGGGAAGGCGAGGGCGTCGAAGGGGTACGACGcgagggaggcagcgatggtggtggggTTGGGCCTGGCATGCACGCGGGAGGACGCGGCGGGGCGCCCGACGATGAGGCAGGTGGCGCGTATGATGGACGCCGAGGAGCACAAGGCGGCGAACGGCCGGGACGACTCGACCTCATGGTTGCTGGACGCCAGGCTGCAGGCGGCGGCAGGGACCGTCGCCGGGGCGCACCCGCAGCCGCAGCACCACCTCCTCCCGTCCGAACCCGACCCTTGCAA